One stretch of Rhodoferax lithotrophicus DNA includes these proteins:
- a CDS encoding penicillin-binding protein 1A, with protein MHWALKSVLWCMGLIAAALLSVLLLVAVAMAVAFPNLPDVSDLSDYRPKLPLRIYSAEGALLGEFGEERRRFTHIQDIPKVMKDAVLAIEDARFYEHGGVDYKGLVRAAMANLGRIKSQGASTITMQVARNVYLSSEKTYTRKIYEILLTFKLEHTLTKDQILEVYMNQIFLGNRAYGFAAASEAYFGKPLQNVTVAEAAMLAGLPKAPSAYNPINNPKRAKSRQLYIIERMLENGFISVDQADTAKREVLKVKSNSDNASVHAEYVAETVRQLMFNQYGEATYTRGLNVYTTLRAEDQAAAYNALRRGIMNYERRQVYRGPEKFISLPGTPAEIEDVIDEALQEHPDNGDVMSAVVLEANPKKIQAMRPNSEMIEITGDGLKPAQSGLSDKAAANIKIRRGAIIRVVQTPKQTWEITQLPEVEGAFVAMDPRNGAIKALVGGFDFAKNKFNHVTQAWRQPGSGFKPFIYSASLEHGLTPATMINDAPLFFSAGVTGGQAWEPKNYDGKFEGPMTMRRGLAKSKNMISIRILQMVGAQNAQEWVTRFGFDADKHPAYLTMALGAGSVTPMQMATAYSVFANGGYRVNPWLVSKVTDQNGKILAETPAPVIDESLRVIDARNAFVMDSLLQEVTRSGTAASAQAKLKRPDLYGKTGTTNDSMDAWFSGFQPSLAAITWIGYDTPRKLGDRETGGGLSLPVWIDFMTHALKAVPVMEYDVPEGVVNSGGEWFYREYAGGAGVASLGMSDSTEGAAPQVTPLPAADEKKKILDLFKN; from the coding sequence ATGCATTGGGCCTTAAAGAGTGTGCTTTGGTGCATGGGCCTGATCGCGGCAGCCCTGCTTTCCGTTTTGTTGCTTGTTGCTGTTGCCATGGCTGTGGCTTTCCCAAACCTGCCTGATGTCTCGGATCTGTCTGACTATCGCCCCAAACTGCCTTTACGGATTTACTCGGCTGAAGGAGCTTTATTGGGTGAATTTGGCGAGGAACGACGCAGATTCACCCACATCCAGGACATTCCGAAAGTGATGAAAGATGCTGTGCTAGCCATTGAGGATGCCCGTTTTTACGAACACGGTGGCGTGGACTACAAAGGTCTGGTACGTGCGGCAATGGCCAATCTGGGACGCATCAAAAGTCAGGGTGCATCCACCATCACCATGCAAGTGGCTCGAAATGTTTACCTGTCCTCTGAAAAAACCTATACCCGCAAGATTTATGAAATTTTGCTGACCTTCAAACTGGAACACACGTTGACCAAAGATCAAATTCTTGAGGTTTACATGAACCAGATTTTCCTTGGCAACCGGGCCTATGGTTTTGCCGCCGCGTCTGAAGCCTATTTTGGTAAGCCACTCCAAAATGTCACCGTAGCAGAAGCTGCCATGCTGGCTGGACTGCCCAAGGCACCGTCCGCCTACAACCCCATCAACAATCCTAAACGAGCCAAATCGCGCCAACTCTACATCATTGAACGGATGCTGGAAAATGGCTTTATCAGCGTCGATCAGGCAGATACAGCCAAGCGCGAAGTTCTCAAAGTCAAATCCAATTCAGACAATGCCAGCGTTCACGCCGAATATGTGGCTGAAACCGTTCGGCAATTGATGTTTAACCAATACGGTGAAGCCACCTACACCCGGGGACTCAACGTCTACACCACTTTGCGTGCAGAAGATCAAGCCGCAGCCTATAACGCACTGCGTCGTGGCATCATGAATTACGAGCGCCGACAGGTCTACCGGGGGCCCGAAAAATTCATCAGTCTGCCTGGCACCCCCGCAGAAATTGAAGATGTCATCGACGAAGCTCTGCAAGAACACCCGGACAATGGTGATGTGATGTCTGCCGTGGTGTTGGAGGCGAACCCGAAAAAAATTCAGGCCATGCGACCCAACAGCGAAATGATTGAAATCACAGGAGACGGCCTGAAACCCGCGCAATCCGGTTTATCTGATAAAGCTGCGGCGAACATCAAAATCCGTCGCGGTGCCATCATCCGCGTGGTCCAAACGCCCAAACAAACCTGGGAAATCACCCAATTGCCTGAAGTTGAGGGTGCTTTTGTAGCCATGGACCCGCGTAACGGTGCGATCAAAGCCCTGGTGGGTGGGTTTGACTTTGCCAAAAACAAATTCAACCATGTCACACAGGCTTGGCGTCAACCTGGCTCTGGCTTCAAGCCTTTCATTTACTCAGCGTCTCTTGAACATGGTCTGACACCTGCCACGATGATCAACGATGCACCACTTTTTTTCAGCGCCGGCGTGACAGGCGGCCAAGCTTGGGAACCAAAAAATTACGATGGCAAATTTGAAGGCCCCATGACGATGCGCCGTGGTCTGGCCAAATCCAAAAATATGATCTCTATTCGAATCCTGCAAATGGTCGGTGCCCAAAACGCCCAGGAATGGGTGACCCGCTTTGGTTTTGATGCAGACAAACACCCAGCTTACCTGACCATGGCCCTGGGCGCGGGCTCGGTCACACCCATGCAAATGGCTACGGCTTATTCAGTGTTTGCAAATGGTGGCTATCGCGTGAATCCTTGGCTGGTGTCCAAGGTCACCGACCAGAACGGCAAAATACTGGCAGAAACACCCGCACCTGTTATTGATGAGTCATTACGCGTGATTGATGCACGCAATGCTTTTGTGATGGACAGCCTACTGCAAGAAGTCACTCGCTCAGGCACCGCCGCCTCAGCACAAGCCAAACTCAAACGGCCCGATCTTTATGGCAAAACAGGCACCACCAATGACTCCATGGACGCTTGGTTCTCTGGCTTCCAACCCAGCCTGGCAGCTATTACATGGATCGGCTACGACACGCCCAGAAAACTTGGTGACCGCGAAACCGGAGGTGGACTAAGCTTGCCCGTGTGGATTGATTTCATGACCCATGCACTCAAGGCTGTCCCGGTCATGGAATATGACGTACCCGAAGGCGTGGTCAATTCAGGCGGTGAGTGGTTTTACAGAGAATATGCTGGCGGCGCTGGCGTAGCCAGCTTGGGCATGAGTGACAGCACCGAGGGTGCTGCACCACAGGTCACTCCACTGCCTGCAGCTGACGAGAAAAAGAAAATTCTGGATCTCTTCAAAAATTGA
- the cyaY gene encoding iron donor protein CyaY: MTDSEFMDLAERVLKGVEVSCDRLNDNTDVDIDNQRTGGMITLVFANRSQIVINLQKPLHEIWLAAKCGGFHYQFDGKQWMDTKGQGEFFASLSRHASEQSGETLSFSI; encoded by the coding sequence ATGACCGACTCAGAATTCATGGATTTGGCAGAGCGAGTGCTTAAAGGTGTAGAAGTCAGTTGCGACCGGCTCAATGACAACACGGATGTCGACATCGACAATCAGCGCACGGGTGGCATGATCACTTTGGTGTTTGCCAATCGGAGTCAAATTGTGATCAATTTGCAGAAACCCTTGCATGAGATTTGGCTGGCTGCCAAATGTGGGGGATTCCACTATCAATTTGATGGCAAGCAGTGGATGGACACCAAAGGACAGGGCGAGTTTTTTGCCTCATTGTCTCGCCACGCCAGTGAGCAGTCTGGCGAGACATTAAGTTTCTCGATCTGA
- the lptM gene encoding LPS translocon maturation chaperone LptM: MLLIYQILVRSTLFVLCTVALAGCGQQGALYLPQTQGVHRATLPESLIPSIGISPIAPAAGASSAPSQP; this comes from the coding sequence ATGCTGTTGATTTACCAAATTTTAGTGCGCAGTACGCTTTTTGTGCTCTGCACAGTCGCTTTGGCTGGCTGTGGCCAACAAGGTGCGCTCTATTTACCGCAAACCCAAGGGGTACATCGTGCAACCTTGCCAGAGTCCTTAATCCCTTCCATTGGCATATCACCCATCGCACCCGCAGCAGGTGCATCCTCTGCGCCTAGCCAACCGTAA
- a CDS encoding sulfite oxidase heme-binding subunit YedZ → MQMPLMVRFLPDFKVMCRHPLAKPLVFVLALWPFVHLVWAAAFDQLGANPAEALVRATGDWSLRFLCVVLAVTPLRVLTGNPALARFRRMLGLLVYFYVVLHLLSYSGFDMAFDVTDIAKDIVKRPFILVGFLAFVVLSALALTSFNRAIRILGGQNWQRLHQTVYFVAGLAIVHFFWMRAGKNNFAEVIFYAVVLGILLAWRMWRFLNKSRL, encoded by the coding sequence ATGCAGATGCCTCTGATGGTTCGGTTTTTGCCAGATTTCAAGGTGATGTGCCGGCATCCATTGGCAAAACCGTTGGTTTTTGTTCTGGCCTTGTGGCCATTTGTTCACTTGGTTTGGGCGGCTGCGTTTGATCAATTGGGCGCTAATCCGGCCGAAGCACTGGTGCGCGCTACGGGTGACTGGAGTCTGCGGTTTTTGTGTGTGGTACTGGCGGTGACACCGTTGCGAGTGCTCACCGGCAATCCCGCATTGGCCCGCTTCCGGCGGATGTTGGGCTTGTTGGTGTATTTTTACGTGGTATTGCACTTGCTGAGTTACAGCGGCTTTGACATGGCGTTTGATGTGACTGATATCGCCAAAGACATTGTCAAGCGGCCCTTTATTTTGGTTGGTTTTTTGGCATTTGTCGTGCTGAGTGCCTTGGCGCTCACTTCATTCAACCGGGCGATACGAATACTGGGGGGGCAAAATTGGCAGCGTCTGCACCAAACGGTGTACTTTGTGGCAGGTCTGGCCATTGTGCATTTTTTCTGGATGCGGGCCGGTAAAAATAACTTTGCCGAGGTTATTTTTTACGCCGTTGTGCTGGGTATCCTGCTGGCATGGCGGATGTGGCGATTTTTGAATAAAAGTAGGCTGTAG
- the msrP gene encoding protein-methionine-sulfoxide reductase catalytic subunit MsrP, with the protein MLIQSNAQGFIHPVSSEITPLAAYQSRRDLIRWMATGAAGAAMASWASREAQAQSWAPPGQQTALAHGKTSVAGALSMEKVTDYKHASTYNNFYEFGTDKADPARAAHTLKTSPWTVEIEGLVKKPGRYALEDLLKLSSQEERIYRLRCVEGWSMVIPWVGYSLSELIKRVEPLGGAKYVEFVTLADPKTMPGVTARVLDWPYVEGLRMDEAMHPLTLLAFGMYGEVLPKQSGAPLRLVVPWKYGFKSGKSLVKIRFTDKQPATAWNKAAANEYGFYSNVNPNVDHPRWSQATERRIGEDGLFAKKRKTLMFNGYEAQVGQLYAGMDLSKNF; encoded by the coding sequence ATGCTTATTCAATCCAATGCCCAAGGCTTTATTCACCCGGTTTCCAGTGAGATCACCCCACTGGCTGCCTACCAGTCCCGCCGTGATCTGATCCGCTGGATGGCTACCGGCGCGGCAGGGGCCGCGATGGCTTCCTGGGCCTCCCGCGAGGCCCAAGCCCAAAGCTGGGCACCACCTGGGCAACAGACTGCGTTGGCGCATGGCAAAACCAGTGTGGCAGGTGCTTTGAGCATGGAAAAAGTCACCGACTACAAACACGCCAGTACGTACAACAATTTTTATGAATTTGGCACCGACAAGGCAGATCCTGCCAGAGCGGCACACACCCTGAAAACCAGCCCGTGGACGGTGGAGATTGAGGGTCTGGTGAAGAAACCAGGACGGTATGCACTGGAGGATTTGCTCAAACTAAGTAGCCAGGAAGAGCGTATTTACCGCTTGCGCTGTGTGGAGGGCTGGTCGATGGTGATTCCATGGGTGGGGTATTCGCTGTCTGAACTGATCAAACGTGTGGAGCCTCTGGGTGGTGCCAAGTATGTTGAATTTGTCACGTTGGCAGACCCCAAGACCATGCCTGGAGTCACTGCACGGGTGTTGGATTGGCCGTATGTAGAAGGTTTGCGCATGGATGAAGCTATGCACCCGCTGACCCTTTTGGCGTTTGGTATGTACGGTGAAGTGTTGCCCAAGCAAAGTGGTGCACCCTTGCGTTTGGTGGTGCCCTGGAAATATGGTTTCAAAAGCGGCAAGAGTCTGGTCAAAATCCGTTTTACTGACAAGCAACCAGCCACTGCGTGGAACAAGGCGGCAGCCAATGAATACGGGTTTTATTCCAATGTGAATCCGAATGTGGATCATCCCCGCTGGAGTCAGGCTACAGAGCGGCGCATTGGCGAAGACGGTTTGTTTGCCAAAAAACGCAAGACCCTGATGTTCAACGGTTATGAGGCACAGGTGGGTCAGCTGTATGCCGGCATGGATTTAAGTAAGAATTTTTGA
- a CDS encoding c-type cytochrome, which yields MKLIATFTVAAALATAVFSSFANETAAVSAKADLAKGEASFGTVCAACHAPDGNSLIPVNPKLAQQHPQYIVKQLTEFKAGKRENAVMNGMAAALSEDDMKNIAYWLASKKATPGASNDKDLVLLGEKIYRGGIADRQIPACAGCHSPNGAGIPAQYPRLSGQHAEYAVVQLTAFRDGVRNNSPQMTQIAAKLNDREIKAVADYIAGLH from the coding sequence ATGAAGCTGATTGCCACATTCACCGTTGCTGCCGCGCTGGCCACCGCTGTTTTTTCAAGTTTTGCGAATGAAACCGCAGCAGTTTCAGCCAAGGCTGATCTGGCCAAAGGCGAAGCCAGTTTTGGCACTGTCTGTGCAGCTTGCCATGCACCTGATGGCAATTCCTTGATTCCTGTGAATCCAAAATTAGCGCAGCAACACCCGCAGTACATCGTTAAACAGTTGACGGAATTCAAAGCGGGAAAACGTGAAAATGCGGTGATGAATGGCATGGCCGCCGCGTTGAGCGAAGACGATATGAAAAACATTGCCTACTGGCTGGCGAGTAAAAAAGCCACCCCTGGCGCATCCAATGACAAAGACCTGGTGTTGCTGGGTGAAAAAATTTACCGTGGTGGCATTGCCGATCGTCAGATCCCGGCTTGTGCTGGTTGCCACAGCCCCAACGGTGCAGGCATTCCTGCCCAATATCCGCGTTTGAGTGGTCAGCATGCCGAATATGCAGTGGTCCAGTTGACCGCCTTCCGCGACGGAGTGCGCAATAACAGCCCGCAAATGACTCAAATTGCGGCCAAGCTGAATGACCGTGAAATCAAGGCGGTAGCTGATTACATCGCCGGTTTGCACTGA
- the yihA gene encoding ribosome biogenesis GTP-binding protein YihA/YsxC has protein sequence MTNPTSQPSPILPSTGDNTVQAVSSNVALGWLHTAKFLTTAPQLQFLPTLEVPEIAFVGRSNAGKSTCINTLTQQKQLAFASKKPGRTQHINLFALGKQGVTDAVLADLPGYGYAAVPKQDKIRWQQVMANYLITRENLKAIVLMCDPRHGLTELDEVLLDVVRPRVEEGLKFLVILTKADKLTRAEQTKALSIMKLNAGGGEVRLFSATKRQGIDEVATLLWQWAHPATPTQAPIETPEKTTE, from the coding sequence ATGACCAACCCTACCAGCCAACCCTCGCCCATCTTGCCTTCCACGGGTGACAACACCGTCCAAGCGGTCAGTTCTAACGTGGCTTTAGGTTGGCTGCATACCGCAAAATTTCTCACCACGGCACCTCAGTTGCAGTTTTTGCCCACGTTGGAGGTACCTGAAATTGCTTTTGTCGGACGCTCCAATGCAGGCAAATCCACCTGCATCAACACCCTGACACAACAAAAACAGCTGGCCTTTGCCTCCAAAAAACCCGGACGCACCCAGCACATCAATCTGTTTGCCCTGGGTAAACAGGGTGTGACGGACGCGGTTCTGGCCGATTTGCCAGGCTATGGCTATGCTGCTGTTCCCAAACAAGACAAGATCCGCTGGCAACAGGTCATGGCTAATTACCTGATCACCCGCGAAAACCTCAAAGCCATTGTGCTGATGTGTGACCCGCGCCACGGCCTGACCGAACTCGACGAAGTGCTGCTGGACGTGGTGCGCCCCCGGGTCGAGGAAGGTCTGAAGTTTTTGGTCATCCTCACCAAAGCCGACAAACTCACCCGCGCCGAGCAAACCAAGGCGCTGTCCATCATGAAACTCAATGCCGGCGGCGGTGAAGTGCGGCTGTTTTCAGCCACCAAGCGCCAGGGGATTGATGAGGTGGCGACCCTGCTGTGGCAATGGGCACACCCTGCCACACCCACCCAAGCCCCCATCGAAACGCCAGAGAAAACTACTGAATAA
- a CDS encoding LpxL/LpxP family acyltransferase, which yields MGTRLVLWWMRVMAYLPLAWVRVLGRLLGAVLHAVVGSRRRVVHTNLRLCFPALDDAQVHALTRRVFVRFAQAWLDRGWLWHGSEALLRGRLTLSGAVNELEGSTPTVIFAPHFVGLDAGWTALTQQLPRHFTTIYTDQTNKLADAWILQGRQRFGSGRLFGRVEGVKTIVSSLRQGDVLYLLPDMNFGPHESLFVPFYGVQAATVPSLSRFAKLGRAKVVPVVTRMTDQGYEVQVLPAWDNFPTDDLQIDTALMNTRLQSYIDTMPEQYYWVHKRFKDRPAGEADLYG from the coding sequence ATGGGAACTCGTTTGGTGCTTTGGTGGATGCGTGTGATGGCCTATTTGCCCCTGGCCTGGGTACGTGTCTTGGGCCGCTTGTTGGGTGCGGTGTTACACGCTGTAGTCGGCTCCCGGCGGCGGGTGGTGCACACCAATTTGCGGTTGTGTTTTCCTGCACTGGATGATGCACAAGTGCACGCCCTGACGCGCCGGGTGTTTGTGCGCTTTGCACAAGCCTGGTTGGATCGTGGCTGGCTTTGGCATGGTTCCGAGGCCTTGTTGCGTGGACGTTTGACCCTCAGCGGTGCAGTGAATGAACTTGAGGGCAGTACACCCACAGTGATTTTTGCGCCGCATTTTGTCGGTCTGGATGCCGGCTGGACGGCACTGACGCAGCAGTTGCCTCGGCACTTCACCACCATTTACACCGATCAAACCAACAAGCTTGCGGATGCCTGGATTTTGCAGGGGCGCCAACGTTTTGGTTCGGGGCGCTTGTTTGGCCGGGTGGAAGGGGTGAAAACCATTGTGTCGAGCTTGCGCCAGGGTGATGTGTTGTACCTGCTGCCGGACATGAATTTTGGTCCACACGAATCACTGTTTGTGCCGTTTTACGGAGTCCAGGCCGCCACCGTGCCCTCGCTCTCACGTTTTGCCAAACTGGGGCGCGCCAAGGTCGTGCCGGTGGTGACACGCATGACAGATCAGGGTTATGAGGTGCAGGTGTTGCCCGCTTGGGACAACTTCCCTACCGATGACCTGCAAATCGACACGGCTTTGATGAATACACGCCTGCAAAGCTACATTGATACCATGCCCGAGCAGTATTACTGGGTGCACAAACGGTTCAAGGATCGGCCCGCAGGTGAGGCTGATCTTTATGGATGA
- a CDS encoding lysophospholipid acyltransferase family protein, whose product MITLFKLMSLSPLWLLHAKGWVLGWLAFVFSGVYRRRFINHARLAGLSMSSWLAAVGESGKLVMELPRLWLGRPVPVFWDGAEHVEVALAQGRGIVFLTPHLGCFEITAQAYAQRYGVTGKPMTVLFRPPRQSWLRTVVEASRQRPGLLTAPTTLSGVKQMIKALKHGESVGLLPDQVPPQGLGVMAPFFGQEAYTMTLSVRLVQQTGASVLLAWGERLSWGRGFCVHVQALKDELPAPLPEAVSAINRAMESLVMQCPQQYLWGYARYKQPRASL is encoded by the coding sequence ATGATCACCCTTTTTAAGCTCATGTCTCTTTCTCCTTTGTGGCTGCTGCATGCCAAAGGTTGGGTGTTGGGTTGGCTGGCGTTTGTTTTTTCCGGTGTTTATCGACGGCGCTTTATTAACCATGCCAGGCTGGCAGGCTTGTCGATGTCCAGCTGGCTGGCTGCAGTGGGGGAAAGTGGCAAGCTGGTGATGGAGCTGCCACGTCTGTGGCTGGGGCGACCCGTGCCGGTATTTTGGGATGGTGCCGAGCATGTGGAGGTGGCATTGGCACAGGGTCGGGGGATTGTGTTTTTGACCCCGCACCTGGGGTGTTTCGAGATCACCGCGCAGGCTTATGCCCAGCGTTATGGCGTGACGGGTAAGCCTATGACGGTATTGTTCCGTCCCCCGCGTCAAAGTTGGCTGCGTACTGTGGTGGAAGCTTCACGTCAACGTCCAGGCTTGTTGACCGCGCCCACCACACTCTCAGGGGTCAAGCAGATGATCAAAGCGCTTAAACACGGCGAATCGGTGGGCCTGTTGCCCGATCAGGTGCCGCCCCAAGGACTGGGTGTGATGGCGCCGTTTTTTGGTCAGGAGGCTTACACCATGACCTTGTCGGTGCGTTTGGTGCAACAAACCGGGGCAAGTGTGTTGCTGGCTTGGGGGGAACGCCTGTCTTGGGGGCGTGGTTTTTGTGTGCATGTCCAAGCGCTGAAAGATGAATTGCCAGCCCCGTTGCCCGAAGCCGTGAGCGCCATCAACCGGGCGATGGAATCCCTGGTGATGCAGTGTCCACAGCAGTATTTATGGGGTTACGCACGTTACAAGCAGCCGCGTGCATCACTTTGA
- the metK gene encoding methionine adenosyltransferase, with protein MANDFLFTSESVSEGHPDKVADQISDAILDAIFKQDPKSRVAAETLTNTGLVVLAGEITTNANVDYIQVARDTIKRIGYDNTEYGIDYKGCAVLVAYDKQSNDIAQGVDHASDDHLNTGAGDQGLMFGYACNETPELMPAPIYYAHRLVERQAQLRKDGRLPFLRPDAKSQVTMRYVDGKPHSIDTVVLSTQHSPEMSLGHRMTDAFYEAIREEIIKPVLPKEWLTEDTKYLINPTGRFVVGGPQGDCGLTGRKIIVDTYGGACPHGGGAFSGKDPTKVDRSAAYAARYVAKNIVAAGLARQCQIQVAYAIGVAKPMNVTVYTEGTGVIPDEEIAALVNIHFDLRPRGIIQMLDLLRPIYEKTATYGHFGREEPEFTWECTDRAAALRAAAGL; from the coding sequence ATGGCGAACGACTTTCTTTTCACCTCCGAATCCGTCTCGGAAGGTCACCCCGACAAGGTGGCTGACCAGATTTCCGACGCCATTCTGGATGCCATCTTCAAACAAGACCCCAAATCCCGCGTCGCCGCTGAAACCCTGACCAACACCGGTCTGGTGGTGCTGGCCGGTGAAATCACCACCAACGCCAACGTGGACTACATTCAGGTGGCACGCGACACCATCAAACGCATTGGCTACGACAACACCGAGTACGGCATTGACTACAAAGGCTGTGCCGTGCTGGTGGCTTACGACAAGCAAAGCAACGACATCGCCCAGGGCGTGGATCACGCCTCGGATGACCACCTCAACACCGGTGCTGGTGACCAGGGCCTGATGTTTGGCTACGCCTGCAACGAAACCCCCGAGCTGATGCCCGCCCCCATCTACTACGCCCACCGCCTGGTCGAACGCCAGGCCCAGTTGCGCAAAGATGGCCGCCTGCCCTTTCTGCGCCCGGATGCCAAAAGCCAGGTCACCATGCGTTATGTGGACGGCAAACCCCACAGCATCGACACCGTGGTGCTGTCCACCCAGCACAGCCCTGAGATGAGCCTGGGTCACCGCATGACCGATGCGTTCTACGAAGCCATTCGTGAAGAAATCATCAAACCCGTGCTGCCCAAGGAATGGCTCACCGAAGACACCAAATACCTGATCAACCCCACTGGCCGTTTTGTCGTCGGTGGCCCACAAGGTGACTGTGGTTTAACCGGACGCAAGATCATCGTCGACACCTACGGCGGTGCCTGCCCCCACGGCGGTGGTGCGTTCAGCGGTAAAGACCCCACGAAAGTGGATCGTTCTGCCGCCTACGCTGCCCGTTATGTGGCGAAAAACATCGTCGCAGCCGGCTTGGCACGCCAATGCCAGATCCAGGTGGCCTACGCCATTGGTGTGGCCAAACCGATGAACGTCACGGTTTACACCGAGGGCACCGGCGTGATTCCGGACGAGGAAATCGCCGCCCTGGTCAACATCCACTTTGACCTGCGCCCACGCGGCATCATCCAGATGCTCGATTTGTTGCGTCCGATCTACGAAAAGACCGCAACCTACGGCCACTTTGGCCGCGAAGAGCCTGAGTTCACCTGGGAATGCACCGACCGCGCTGCCGCCTTGCGTGCCGCTGCCGGCCTGTAA
- a CDS encoding glycosyltransferase family 9 protein, producing MKLQTQRWIDRWVGQALCAAVSLWARLLGGKAQAIPPKPRHILVILLSEMGSVVLAGPMFAALRQRYPSATVHVLQLKKNQEVAKLLGLAQSEHLHALDDSSGLRLLADIWHVSKTLRALPLDAVIDCELFSRISSLMSYVSGAPLRAGFTAHTQEGLYRGSFINRAIPYNPYQHITQQFLSLVDALDDASMPRNKAAPIRLLPTDTGLNVVFGAPELAKYRQQMHTDHPSLAGRKVVLLYAGGGLLPERAWPAAHYVQVAKGLVDAGHAVGLIGLRDDAALARQLRQDVASDFCVDLTGYTKSIRELLMLFHAAQLLITNDGGPGHFASLTPIQTMVFFGPETGRLYGPLGPRARVLESGLACSPCLSAYNHRLTFCDGDNQCLKRLQPLPVLHEALQILNSPAPLSA from the coding sequence ATGAAGCTGCAAACACAACGCTGGATAGACCGCTGGGTGGGCCAGGCCTTGTGTGCGGCCGTTTCGCTGTGGGCGCGACTCCTGGGTGGCAAGGCGCAGGCCATCCCCCCAAAGCCGCGCCATATCCTGGTGATCCTGCTGTCCGAAATGGGCAGCGTGGTGCTGGCAGGCCCCATGTTTGCCGCCCTGCGCCAGCGTTACCCCAGCGCCACGGTACACGTGTTGCAGCTCAAAAAGAACCAGGAAGTCGCCAAGCTGCTTGGCCTGGCTCAATCAGAGCACCTGCATGCGCTGGACGACAGCTCAGGCTTGCGGCTGCTCGCCGACATCTGGCATGTCAGCAAGACCTTGCGTGCCTTGCCGCTGGATGCGGTGATTGACTGCGAGCTGTTTTCCCGCATCAGCAGTTTGATGAGCTACGTGAGTGGTGCCCCACTACGTGCCGGTTTCACGGCGCATACCCAGGAAGGTCTGTACCGCGGCAGCTTCATCAACCGCGCCATTCCCTACAACCCATACCAGCACATCACACAGCAATTTTTATCGCTGGTGGATGCGCTTGATGATGCCTCCATGCCGCGCAACAAGGCCGCGCCCATTCGCCTTTTGCCAACAGATACCGGCCTCAACGTAGTGTTCGGCGCACCCGAGCTGGCCAAATACCGCCAACAAATGCACACCGATCACCCCAGCCTGGCCGGGCGCAAGGTGGTGCTGCTCTATGCGGGCGGCGGCCTGCTGCCCGAGCGCGCCTGGCCAGCCGCTCATTACGTCCAGGTGGCCAAAGGCCTGGTTGATGCGGGGCATGCGGTCGGCTTGATCGGCCTGCGCGATGACGCGGCGCTGGCCCGGCAACTGCGCCAGGATGTCGCCAGCGACTTCTGTGTGGACTTGACCGGCTACACCAAAAGCATCCGCGAACTGCTGATGCTGTTTCACGCCGCGCAACTGCTGATCACCAACGACGGCGGCCCCGGCCACTTTGCCAGCTTGACACCGATTCAAACCATGGTGTTTTTCGGCCCGGAAACTGGCCGCCTATATGGCCCGCTGGGGCCACGCGCACGGGTACTGGAGTCTGGCCTGGCCTGCTCACCCTGTCTGTCGGCCTACAACCACCGGTTGACCTTTTGTGATGGCGACAATCAATGCCTAAAACGCCTGCAGCCCTTACCTGTTCTGCATGAAGCGCTACAAATTTTAAATAGCCCTGCGCCGCTCTCTGCCTAA
- a CDS encoding GtrA family protein: MPSTPDLQQRVYQLMEWLKGFRYIKFGLVGASGTVVNMAVLFVAQEYLFALIADPRQRLYASLALAIAVATVNNFTWNRLWTWADRVKAAHAHHEQLAHTRWTVITSQLGRYALASWLGIGLQYGLTLWLAHSLHYLLANVIAIVVASVSNFLANDRWTFRHHTPK; the protein is encoded by the coding sequence ATGCCTTCAACCCCTGACCTGCAACAGCGCGTCTATCAACTCATGGAGTGGCTCAAGGGCTTTCGCTACATCAAGTTTGGCCTGGTGGGGGCCAGCGGTACGGTGGTCAACATGGCCGTGCTGTTTGTCGCCCAAGAGTATTTGTTTGCCCTCATCGCTGACCCGCGCCAGCGCCTGTATGCCTCGCTGGCGCTGGCCATTGCGGTGGCCACGGTGAACAACTTCACCTGGAACCGCCTGTGGACTTGGGCTGACCGCGTCAAAGCCGCGCATGCCCACCACGAACAACTGGCCCACACCCGCTGGACGGTTATCACCAGCCAACTCGGCCGTTACGCGCTGGCCTCCTGGCTGGGCATTGGCCTGCAATACGGCCTGACCTTGTGGCTGGCACATTCACTGCACTACCTGCTGGCCAATGTGATCGCCATCGTGGTCGCCAGCGTGAGCAACTTTCTGGCCAATGACCGCTGGACTTTTCGCCATCACACGCCCAAATAG